Below is a genomic region from Mesorhizobium sp. NZP2298.
TCGCCGCATTCCTGACAACTGGGCGCGGTGCATAGCGAAAAGCCTTCAGCCTCGCAGAGCTTACGATAGAAATACTTCTTCCATTTCATGTTTTTGGTGTTGCCGGCCGCCAGCGCCGGGAAATGCCTGGCCATTAAGCGGCTGAGTTCGGCCCGATTGAAAAGGCCAAGGTCCTGCCACAGATGGTCATTGCGCAAACTGCGCCTGGCGATGATCTTGGCGAAGAGGGTGCACGCCGGATCGCCTGGCCTGGCATGCCCAATAAGCAAGCCGCGCAGAAGCCCTTCCTCCATATCCGGCTCGGGATCGGTCAGCTTTTCCAGCGCGAAGGCGTTGACGGGAACAGCCGGGAAATAGCGTGTCATGACATCTCGCAGGTCGGCACGCGAAAGGCCGGTTGCTTCGGTGGCGGTCGCCTTGCCGGCCTCGACCTCCTCGAACGCGAGGTAGAAAACACAGGCAAGCACATGCCGGTCGAACGCCGCCGCCTGGTCTGTCGGCGGCCATTGGCTGGTGCTGAAACAGCCACGGTGATGGGCGAATGTGGCGCCGTTCTGCTGGTCTTGTCCCCAGCTCATGCAGCAAGCTTGTCGGCCGCAAGGTGGGTCTGGCAGTTCTTCGGGCAGACGCGGCCGCAGGCGCCGCATCCGATGCAGAGGCCGGCATGGTCGACGATCATGACCATGCGGTTGAGCTCGCCGTCGAAGTCGTCGTCCTCGCCCGCGCAGATGCCGAGGATTTCGCCTGCGTCATCGACGCCATGAAGGTGCATGACCTCGCGCGAGCAGACCTTGAAGCAGCGGCCGCAGCCGATGCAGGTCGCGCCATCGATCGCCGTCAGATAGTGCGGCGTCCAGGGAGAGCCGTCGCGGGTGACGAAAGCGCCCGTCATTGTGAATTCTCCAACGCTGCGAGTTCTTCCTTTGCCGCATCCAACTCGGCAAAAACCTCGAAGGCTTTCCAGGCGACCGCCTCGATCTCGGTCCAGTTGACCGGAAGGTCCTCGGCAAGGTCGTGCAATTCCATCTTGGCGGCTCCCGCGCGCGACTGCAGCTTGCGGACCTTCTTCTGCAACAGCGCAAGGTCTGACATGATCCCCTTCCTCGCAAGCCGGTCGTTACGCCCGCGCCATGTCGGGACGCGCTTCGATGGCCACGAGCGCATCGCCGGCGCGCCGGCCTCGGCGGGTTTCCGGAACGTCTCGAAGCCGAACCGGTGATGCCGATGGACGCTGCAGCCAGCTTATGCAATCCCGCGCGGCGAGACGCAGGTCCGTATCCTTCGAGTTCGGCATAAGAGCGGTTGAGCGCAGACGACAATCAAGATCTTGTTCCCGACGTCGACGCGGGCGGTGAGCGCATATTGTGAGGGTGTCGATTTGGCGACGCCCCTATGCCAGAGAAGGCGGATCTCGCGTGGATCCGGCGCGTTGCTTTCCTTCGCTCCATTGATCGCATCAACCAGGATCTAAATAATCGCGAGGCGGCTGCCGCCTCAGGAGGAAGCCTCAAGCGCCGTGCCGGGAACGCAGGACGCAGCTCATAAAAAGTTGTCTTCATCCCATTCATGGGTTTGCTCAACAGCGCGGCAGGAAGACAGGCCGGCACCAGGCGTGTCGTGAATTGGACAAGCCCGACGACAGGTTGCGG
It encodes:
- a CDS encoding nitrogen fixation protein NifQ — translated: MSWGQDQQNGATFAHHRGCFSTSQWPPTDQAAAFDRHVLACVFYLAFEEVEAGKATATEATGLSRADLRDVMTRYFPAVPVNAFALEKLTDPEPDMEEGLLRGLLIGHARPGDPACTLFAKIIARRSLRNDHLWQDLGLFNRAELSRLMARHFPALAAGNTKNMKWKKYFYRKLCEAEGFSLCTAPSCQECGDFESCFGPEEGESHLARIKNGLA
- the fdxB gene encoding ferredoxin III, nif-specific; its protein translation is MTGAFVTRDGSPWTPHYLTAIDGATCIGCGRCFKVCSREVMHLHGVDDAGEILGICAGEDDDFDGELNRMVMIVDHAGLCIGCGACGRVCPKNCQTHLAADKLAA
- a CDS encoding CCE_0567 family metalloprotein, with protein sequence MSDLALLQKKVRKLQSRAGAAKMELHDLAEDLPVNWTEIEAVAWKAFEVFAELDAAKEELAALENSQ